The genomic segment AATTGGTACTCTTAACTATCCTTTCACTAAGCAACTGGAAGAGGATATACACGAAGTATACCTTAGATACAGAGCACCAACTATGGGTGGGCCTCAAATATTGACAAGTGTAGAAGACGCCGATAATGCTGTCTCACAGAACAAGTTTATTACAGAGTGCACAACTCCAATTTGGAGCGGAGGATCATACTGGCCGAGTGTAATTAACTGTTTCACATAGATTATTTTGAAAGATGAACAGCTTGAGAAGAGAGATCAAATAGAACGGGAAAGGGAATTtttattgacaatttctGGGCACATGGATGCACCAAATGACCATTCTAAATTCAACTACCGTTGTTGGATTGAAAGGATTGAGGAAGATTTACCTGGTGAGTATTTTGCAGTTAAAGAAGCCAAAATTTTCGGCTGGGATAGGTATAAATTTAGAGATTATACTCTTGTGTACAAAACTCCAGATGAGTATAGGGAAGATGATACAAGCGATTTTCACTTTTATTGGAAGGacgataaaatttttgttggTCCAACTAGTGATAAGATTAGACAGTTTTATGAAGATGAAGTAGCTATAGCAGCGGTTGTACAAATGTAAGTCAAGTGATGTGGCATACAGTTTATATGTTCATTTGACGTGATGTTTTTGGATATtataactaaaaattatttaggcGAACTACagaatatttaaatttggtCAAGGATAAAATAGATTTTGCTCGTTCCTTTTCATCCATAGACAAGGGATGGGCCACTATAGATGTAGATGGTCTTTATAAGCGATTGCTGGCCAAAGGAATTGACATAACGAATAGGGAAACTATTGATAAGTTGTTTGACAACGATGAGAACAAGAAATTGTTGAGTTTAATTGAAAAGGAAAGCGTGGAGTTGTGTTACTATTATCAGAGAATGAAGTTTAAAAGGCGTGAATTTCCCCCGCCTGGAATGGAAGATGTTGTGGATCCACTGGTGTATAATTCAACAAATAACCCCAAAAATGAAGCTATCATTGAATTATAGACAAGATAATGCCTATTTTGTACACTAATTTTACATTCATCgcaaaaattaaattttattctataactattttatagttataatacaaatgttttaatactatatttatttgtgtttttgatattctcaataaataattcatacaGATGTAcacataattatattaaatattagtaTATACATTGATATTTACCAGTgatcatataatttaataacaGAAAACGTATAACGTTATGATGAAAATGGTATGATATAGTTTCATTgtcaattaattatttattaaaacaaaactaaaagttaaaaaaaataatatgttaaatttagATTAATTATTCTTATTCTTATTCTTATGATTAATAGACTTATATTTGTCTAGATCTGATAGCTTTCCTTTCAACAATGTATCCCTTCCAGTAAAAACAAGATCATTTTTTTCCCAAAACCCGTTGTTTATAGTTTCAATCTCAATATCACTCAGTTTCACTAGTGGTACTAActttgcaatatttaaattgggATTTCTTACAGCAAAACGTTTATGTGTAGCAACTTTATTGTAAgtaaatgatattgaagGGGTGTAAGACCTGATACAAATTCTACAATTTCCAATTACCAAACTATGCAAAAAATGGCATGTGAGAGATAAATTAGGACGAATGTTATTGTACATAGTGGCGGCGTTATTAATCATGACAATCTAGCCTGTCACTGATTGCACTAAAGTACCCCAGCATGGATAGTTTGGATCGTACCTGGTCGTAATTCTGTGTGATATTTGACATTGCCTTCTCAATAAAGTATCTATTAATATCACTAACTATTTCGTCTATCCTTTCATTCATTCTGCTACATTAGACACAATGTactttttaaaattttgcactTCTGAACTTGATTTTAACGAGTCAATTGATTCATGtatctatataattatctGTGAtacttcaaaaatatctataACGTTACAGTCATCTAACTTTATGTCCTACATCGATAATGTTATACCTGATTGAGCTGTGATAACAATTCTATCCCCCGTTTTTTATCGTCCAGCAGAAGCTTATAAGCTTCGTTCACATAACTAGAGCTATTAGTAATGAGTTTCAGATCATTctatgtaatatataatttacttTTGTTAGGCCTGAGTGCTTATCCGGATGTAAGATGTTTTGGTACTGTAAGTATGACGCTCTGAGCGCAGTTTTATCTATCATATATTGCAACGGTCTAAATATGCTATGGGttacaatttgaaaagGTTAAATGGCGTTATGGATGTAATGTTTATCATGGGCAAATGACATGTCTAAGTTACCAGTGCCATACATTGCATACGTATATCCTGGAATAGTCACAATCGGTACATCTCTTGGCAGTAAATGATAGGAATCTGCTATTTTTTGTGGCGGTAAAACTACTAGGTAATCTATACACGAATGAGTACATATGGATCctaatgtacaatttaaatgtaGTGTCACTGTTCTGTTGGTTTGGATGTTTTACACTTTTCAGCTATTGGCATCTGCttgtaaatatcatatttgGGCCATAATTTCTCTGGCGATTGTTTGGTTAGCTGAAGTTTACAGATTGGAATTTTGCGATTCTAAGTAAATAAATCCCTACATTGTTCATCTCCATATACGCCCGATCAGAAGGAGATAACATTCCATCAATTACCCAGTCCGGCAAGAGTTCCTCTACATCATTCTGCAGCTGGATTATTGCATCCGGGATCCACTCCTTCAATTCAGGAGACTCTGCAATTCTTTGTAAATTGTAGTGCTTACATGTCCTGTTTGTTCATCTTAGAGATTCCATTAGCAATAGTATTTACTGTATCCTTGAATCCCTTCCAATCACTTTTAGCCATGCAGGCCAAGTAGTATTCAGTCATATACTTTCGTATCATAGGGAGTGACCGCTCAACAATTACTGTAATAATTTCAGTATGCTAATTAACAACTTTATATACCTCTGAAATATCATCCCTTATGAGAAAAGTTACTCCCTTGTATATAAGTTTTAGGACCATTAGCCATACTGAGGGCTCCAAATCTGGATTCAAGCCTTGTTttctatgtaaataaattaatactCCAAATCTTGAGATTCCTTATACATGGCAAACTTTAAGTAGCATACAAAATCCATGTCATATTTGGCTTTGTTATCAAACATCTAcgttatatatttattacaaagTCATCTAATCCGTAGATATTTGTCATGGCCATTTCACATATCTCATTTATCTTGTTCAACTGTTCCATTTCATTGTGCATCATGTATATCTCTAGGTCTTTGTATAGCGACATAACAAATTGATGTAATTGCAAATATCTCGATTTTTCATGCTCATTTTTTGGTGGTGAAACGCTTAGTTTGCTTCGCATTATTGTAGGATAGTCTTCACTTAATAATAGATCtctgtattaattttggcCTACTTGtaattatcacaaattgTTGGTATAAGGGATTCATCGCAACTCAAGAGTtcatcaattaatttgtcCATCTTTAATGCctttattaatattataattaaattatagataattatttattattcaataTAACACACTATTGCGTACATTGCGTTCCCATCTCTCCCTAATCATTTCCTGACACTTTATAGGTAACGAATGGTATTTATCAGAAAGAATAGATGCTAAATtggtatttatttacaactGTTTAGGTTGATAGCTCttttaaatatagtttGTTctgtattattaatttctatTACCCCCGCCCAAACAGTCAAAATCAATCTTCATCGAATCAGTAATAGAAGGTATGCTGCTAGTTGTATTACTAGACAATTCTAGTTTcctattttcaatttttctCATCGCATCACTACAGTAATTTGATTTGTTACTTGAATAGATTGTTCATATCATTATTACTAAGACCCAAGGTATTTTGCATTCCAGTGTACATATTTAGCAGAGTGTCAAGTTCATATCCAGGTTTAAATTTTCGATCAGAAAGTTTTGCGATTGTTtctatcaaaattttcttGTGTTCTTCCCTTTTCTGtgtaattattgaattactTCTTCAGGCCAATCTTCGTTGAAGCCCAATTCCCGTTCGAAATATTTTCtgcattaaatatacaattactGTAGAGATTTATCTGATAAATCTATATCTTTAAATGGGTCAACTATTTCTTCATCAATAATTGCATCATCTTTATTATCTAGAGTAGTGCTCGAAAATTTCTTGTTAAGATCAATTTGCAACTTTCGTACAATTTGATCCTCAGCTTGTTGCACAAATACACTGAGATTTATACCATAAGCACCATTGACAAGATTTGCTTCAGGGCCCCTAATAATTACTACAACgtatttttcatttttcTCAAGTACCCTAATATCGAGCCATTCATCTACACCTGGAGGGATGAGATCTCCACCATAGAGAATCTTAGCTCCGTAGATCTCAGGTAcataaaacaatttaatattacaCTTAGGCAATCCATACTCATGACCACAATCATCATCTGTCATGTTCCAATTgtatatgaaattaaataattcgGAATAGTTTGGATAGAGCCTGCTTTCCCATAATGCGGAATTTGGCtgtctaaataaatagtttaatCACCTTTTAAGTTCTGATGGGGGTTTCACATTTTCAAGGCTTAAATTGTCGGagttataatttgtatgtaTAATCGTACTGCCCTTGAGCACTCCATTCcataaatcaataaatttgtctTCTTTCTTTAGGttaataatcaattccTTGTAGAAATCATGTGTAACAATATTCCAGAAAGAACCATAAACGTCAATTGGTTtctaaattgatttagtaTTACGATTGTATTCCCGCAGATTAGCTTTTTACCATCAACAGTATAAAAATCAAGTCTATCcttgtatatattaccCTGAACACTTTTTGAAGGTATAtccaatgataaatttattttaacaGTGACAAAATCGTCAGTTTCCTGCCAAACATAATTATCTGCAATTCCCCAGCCAGCAccaatatttttaatgcgAGAACTGCACACATTTGAGTAGATTCCACTAAGAAATGTTGATTTATTGTTTctatatacattattattgattgtaaatgattttgtaaataataataataataatataagtGCTATTGCATTATTGTACATGTGTGGTGCAAATGGAATCTGGAATAGATGTCGTGTAGAAGAAGTTTTAATTTGAACTACGTCACACTGACGCTTTTTACATTATTtctaaaatatcaaatagAATTAGTAAAATGCAAGAATTTAGCGAATTATGTTACTTACACAGTTGCCCCTGAATACGAAAAATACGTTGATGATACaggtaataatttaatctaTCTAGAACTCAAATCCAGGATCAATGATAAACAATCGCGCATTGAAACTGAACTTCAAGATCAGATTAAACGTGCAAAAACCATAAATGAATCACTTAAGATTTTGCAGCGGAATGGTATCTAATTCTTCATATAGGTGCCATCATATCTGATAATGGAATGCCTGACGGCATTAAATTTCAGGGTTAGTATATAGTTTATCTAGAGTCAACTATTGGCTTGACGGAAGCACCTGTATTTCTGATTGAACCACCACTACTACTACCACTTGATGAATTCCAAGTACTCACATCCTCACATAGGATGACGAATTTTCTGAATATTTGATGACTAAATCTGGCCTAAATCCCATGCATAAGTCAGTAGAGGAAGCTGATATTGACAAGTTGATGAATCCGCATAACGTATGATTCTAGCAACCCAGATCACAGACTTGAAAGAAGCGAAGATTGCCAAGGCATTATTTAAACAGGAGTTAAAACGACTTATGGATGAGAAGAAGATTCTGTTAGATAGGtataacaaaaaatatacagGATGGAGGAATTAGAAATGGAGATGGCTGTCGATGGCAGTAAAAGTGCAAAAAGAAAGTTCAGCAACTGCTCCAGGGGTAAACGAATATGTATGCAGAAATACATGAATTGGACTCCAATATAGAGGATTACATGGATAAAATAGACAAAGTTAATAGAGTTAAACGGTCAATCATTAAGAGGGTATAATCGCTAGGTTATACAGGAAGGTTATGACTCTGAGCTGATCGACGATGAAATTGAGATAGAGAATATAGAGAAAGAGCTTAAGGACCAAACACACACAAGCACTGAGGGTAAATCAATGTAAATATAGCCTCTATAAACAAAAAAGAACACCATGATAATAAAACAAATCGTAAcaaagataaaaatgtatactctaataaatcaaacaaaGAAAGTGATAATGATGATGACGATGATGAGAAAGATAATGAAAGTGAGGAAGACACAAAAaaagatgatgaaattgatgtgGAAGACAATGAAGATGAGGATTAATTCAGTTAATTTCTAAAACACTATGCTGAAGGCTTGGTAACAATATGGCTAGCTGTTTGTATGTGGCAAACAATTTAGTATACTTTAAATGTTAGAGAATGAAAAACAAATTCACATATCCAGCGTAGTTTTAGAATACCAAGAGCTTGTTAACTCACTTTTTGGCCCATACATCGGCCATTCCTGCACTAATGAAACTAAGGGGTACAAATCGAAACCAGATAGCAGTATCCTTAATATTATCAGGAAATGTACCACTCAGCCTATAATACAATTACTTGCGGAATATCTAAAAAAAAACTCACAACTTACAGGTAACTTTACGGGTTTTCTTACAATAATCTTCTACCCTCacattattcaatttttgaagGCGTTTAACTCACGCCTcactatattaattaataaagacaattatatacacaCACACAAATCACTtgttttttataaatgctATGAAAAGCTTAAACTAATGCCTATTGAACCCCTTGAATTGACCAATGATGTAATAGATTTTTTGGAATCCATTTT from the Babesia microti strain RI chromosome I, complete genome genome contains:
- a CDS encoding hypothetical protein (overlaps_old_locusTagID:BBM_I02320); translation: MINNAATMYNNIRPNLSLTCHFLHSLVIGNCRICIRSYTPSISFTYNKVATHKRFAVRNPNLNIAKLVPLVKLSDIEIETINNGFWEKNDLVFTGRDTLLKGKLSDLDKYKSINHKNKNKNN
- a CDS encoding CS domain protein, putative, which gives rise to MYNNAIALILLLLLFTKSFTINNNVYRNNKSTFLSGIYSNVCSSRIKNIGAGWGIADNYVWQETDDFVTVKINLSLDIPSKSVQGNIYKDRLDFYTVDGKKLICGNTIKPIDVYGSFWNIVTHDFYKELIINLKKEDKFIDLWNGVLKGSTIIHTNYNSDNLSLENVKPPSELKRQPNSALWESRLYPNYSELFNFIYNWNMTDDDCGHEYGLPKCNIKLFYVPEIYGAKILYGGDLIPPGVDEWLDIRVLEKNEKYVVVIIRGPEANLVNGAYGINLSVFVQQAEDQIVRKLQIDLNKKFSSTTLDNKDDAIIDEEIVDPFKDIDLSDKSLQKYFERELGFNEDWPEEKREEHKKILIETIAKLSDRKFKPGYELDTLLNMYTGMQNTLGLSNNDMNNLFNDAMRKIENRKLELSSNTTSSIPSITDSMKIDFDCLGGEQTIFKRAINLNSSSILSDKYHSLPIKCQEMIRERWERNALKMDKLIDELLSCDESLIPTICDNYKDLLLSEDYPTIMRSKLSVSPPKNEHEKSRYLQLHQFVMSLYKDLEIYMMHNEMEQLNKINEICEMAMTNIYGLDDFMFDNKAKYDMDFVCYLKFAMYKESQDLEKQGLNPDLEPSVWLMVLKLIYKGVTFLIRDDISEHTEIITVIVERSLPMIRKYMTEYYLACMAKSDWKGFKDTVNTIANGISKMNKQDIIAESPELKEWIPDAIIQLQNDVEELLPDWVIDGMLSPSDRAYMEMNNNRKIPICKLQLTKQSPEKLWPKYDIYKQMPIAEKCKTSKPTEQ
- a CDS encoding hypothetical protein (overlaps_old_locusTagID:BBM_I02330;~overlaps_old_locusTagID:BBM_I02335); translated protein: MSCRRSFNLNYVTLTLFTLFLKYQIELVKCKNLANYVTYTVAPEYEKYVDDTELKSRINDKQSRIETELQDQIKRAKTINESLKILQRNGAIISDNGMPDGIKFQESTIGLTEAPVFLIEPPLLLPLDEFQDDEFSEYLMTKSGLNPMHKSVEEADIDKLMNPHNITDLKEAKIAKALFKQELKRLMDEKKILLDRMEELEMEMAVDGSKSAKRKFSNCSREIHELDSNIEDYMDKIDKVNRVKRSIIKREGYDSELIDDEIEIENIEKELKDQTHTSTEASINKKEHHDNKTNRNKDKNVYSNKSNKESDNDDDDDEKDNESEEDTKKDDEIDVEDNEDED
- a CDS encoding Iron-sulfur cluster co-chaperone protein HscB mitochondrial (overlaps_old_locusTagID:BBM_I02320;~overlaps_old_locusTagID:BBM_I02321), whose amino-acid sequence is MYSFVYRLPSSFTATKNSRFLSFTAKRCTDCDYSRIYVCNTCHLPMINITSITPFNLFKLPLQYMIDKTALRASYLQYQNILHPDKHSGLTKNDLKLITNSSSYVNEAYKLLLDDKKRGIELLSQLNQDIKLDDCNVIDIFEIHESIDSLKSSSEVQNFKNRMNERIDEIVSDINRYFIEKNYDQVRSKLSMLGYFSAISDRLDCHD